Genomic segment of Salvelinus alpinus chromosome 23, SLU_Salpinus.1, whole genome shotgun sequence:
atgaatgactgcccagatAGTACATTGGGCTGTTTCCGTCTACCGGAATTCAGCCAACTTTgccggcatcttaccagaatcaCCCCGGAAGCGGCCAgatgcaaatttaaataaatgtatacaaaattacccgattttagtaattttaaatattactattatacattttatacatactaattatacccatccacaaaaaaaaaacattttgtgtcggagaaaacaccatacacctggtgacTGTCAGCGTGCTGGCACctagcctgccacaggagtcgctacagcgCAATAGGAGAAGGAAATCCCTGcatgccaaaccctcccctaactcggacgacgctgggccaattgtgcgtcgctttttgggtctcccggtcgtgaaCGGCACGGGtctcgaaccagcatctgtagcaatgcaGTTTGCACTACGATGCAGTGTCTTAACACCATGCCCAAACCGGACGCGCGCACAAAttgatttgtcccccccacaccaaatgcgatcacgacacgcaggtttaAATAtcaaaactctgaaccaattatattaatttggggacaggttgaaaagcattaaataTGTATAGCaatttagttagctagcttgcagttggtagctaatttgtcctatttagctagctagcttgctgttgctagctaatttatcCTGGGATATagacattgagttgttattttacctgaaatgcacaaggtcctctactccgacaattactccacacataaaacagtcaaccgaatcgtttctagtcatctctcctccttccaggatttttcttctttggactttatatggcgattggcatttcataataaggtgtataaccgacctcagttcatctttcaatcacccacgtgggtgtaaccaatgaggagatggcacgtgggtatatgcttctaaaagccaatgaggagatgggagaggcagaacTTGCATCGCGTTCGGCGTCAAAAATAGAAGcaacttctattttagcgcctggcaacGAAGACGCTCGTTGGCGTGCACAAGcaatgtgggtgcaatgattgaataacatgtatgtgtacattgatTTTGCAGCGCTCGCACATTCGACGTGTCCAGTTTGAGTAGCGTGTTAGACCGCTGCGTATGGTTCCatagctgcgccactcgggaggctccgTCCGCAAAGTTTTTAACGCTTAttaattgccttgcacaaagtatcaaaatactaaaGTACTACACAGGACTCTTAAAGAATTTTTGTTAAATgttgttaattgtattttttgatcacagaaacaatgagaaaatatggaaaaaatTATGAAATGTTCattatataaagcagcccgtgtaatcatctgccagagagtagccccaATTGGCCCGAGGCCCCAAgtaactcacaccggaatcggcccgagctcaatccccgcatcctagccataagtaatactgcaGAATGCGGCGCACACTCGGACCACATGATGTCggccgagtctgactctcagccgagtgccccgactctcagccggaatcggcccaggtccactgtgctagctgggataTAATGACAAAAGAGAAGCTACATGTatcaagttgactaacaaatagcctacgaAAATGTTGGAAATTGTAAGCAGAAATCTAAATCGGGCAAAGAAATGATCCTGCACCACCAAAAAATATTTCTGCAGTCTTTGACTGTAGCCTATATCACATATTCTATATTTGCTGGTTAGGGTTGGGTGCAGTCCTCAGATTTTCACTATCACATATAGTCTGGTGGTTACAGATGGGTTGTTAGCAATTGCGCGCtggtgcgggtgaacaaacaaCTGACCCGCGCACCACTAATAAGTACCTATCGGCAGTGAGATTCTCAGTGTTTCATGCTTTAGGCGTGTTAGCGAAGGAAGCACATTGATCTTTTCTTGTAGGTCTTGGTTGGTGTGTGCATAAAGTTCAGTTTAGTCATGGTAGGCAATATAACGCTTTCTATTTCAGATGGAGGCTAGTATGTTTCTGTGGCCGTTTCCATTTCAGACATAAGCTAGTCACGTTGTGGTGATTGTTATCTGGATTTCTGTTGGTGGCATTGTCaataggcttgggcggtataccgtataaaGGGTTATTTTGAAATACCGCCGAAATACCCCAAAATTATAtaccaataggtacccttctttgcgacccattggaaaacctccctggtcttgaatctgtgcttgacaTTCACTGcttgattgagggaccttacagataattgtatgtgtggggtacagagatggggtagtcgtTTAAGATtgttggttacagcagagaccatcaatcccctcctggattgAGATCTCTGTTGTCTACATTTTTTTGTGCGTCAAATtaatatttttattattattatcattattatttttcTACAGATAAAATTACATTTGGAAAGAAATAATGTCCCTTGTGTCTGTAATACCGCATGGTACAAGGGCGGTATgaaggtacagtaccagtcaaaagtttggacacacctactcatcttctctataccacccctaccttgtcaaaacacaactgatttggctcaaacacattaagaaggaaagaaattccacaaattaacttttgacaaggcacacctgttaattgaaatgcattccaggtgactaactgatgaagctggttgagagaatgccaagattgtgcaaagctgtcgtcaaggtaaagggtggctactttgaagaatctaaaatatatttggatatgtttaacacttttttggttactacatgattcaatatgtgttatttcatagttttgatgtcttcactattattctacaatgtagaaaatagtaaaaacaaagaacaaccgttgaatgagtaggtgtgtccaaacttgacgtTGATGGAGATGtcattttcctggcaccactcccccagagGCACCACTATACCAGGGCCCTTATTTGCTTTCTGTAAGTTTTAGAGATTTTGCCTTTTGCGtctgttaccaaaaacccacatatttTTTTCAGGGAGAATAATGAAAAGTTCACATAAGTAACAtgtaaaggtagacctaccaaatagttatagtgtttttactgataatTTGGTGTATGATCTAAGAAGTGATTTAAAATGTGTAATAACAGAATGACCAAGAAATCAGTAACAGAATgactgaattggctacaatgggaattcATGGTAATCACAAGTCACGTTTGGTCActtgctactgtcctctcttccactgtaATACtattactgttatgttcagctcataactgttctctttctgtcctcccttccactgtaATACtattactgttatgttcagctcataactgttctctttctgtcctcccttccactgtaATACTATTACTGTtgtgttcagctcataactgttctctttctgtcctcccttccactgtaATACtattactgttatgttcagctcataactgttctctttctgtcctcccttccactgtaATACTATTACTGTtgtgttcagctcataactgttctctttctctttctgtcatgtggtggtcaaagcaagtgtgagtctggacaacccctccccctctctctcttctctttccccagttaatgtcacctctcccggCTCTTATTGACACCTACCCGTgagcccccccccctttttttatgTAACCACCCctctcacccactgagcaccaaCTGACAAAGGAAAAGTTGACATTTTGAACCGATCATAGACATCTGTTTCActagtttggacagcacagtactgtactttactgtacggAAATATGCTGTACTGTGATCTGTGAGACATCTTTTCAATGTTCATTTGGAGTAGATATttaagagtttttggaaaacATGGTCACGttaaaaactgagggagatttgaccgtcattctgttaccaaacttcaCATCTGCGTAGTTTTTTTTCtcgagtaaatgtgtttttgtaaaagtaTCAGTTGTATGGTTTAGCTTTGCAATCAATGGTTCTTGTTTGGCATACTTTTatcataaaaaaaatctgagtctcagtgTGTCATTCTGTTCCCGTGGAATTGCCCAGAAGTCTATCATTGTATTTATATAATTAAGTTCTAACTCTCAGTAGTTAATAGTTGAATGACTGTTTTGTCTTTATATTTTGGCTTTTGACCACTGTACACAGATGAGACTGAATGTTATAGTACTTACTGTATGCATGTTTGAGTTGGCATGCCGCGCATACTGGTATTTCAAGTATGCTAAtggtctgtttagtgttttgcctACTCCtttgtcattgtcaagccaaccatagcatgacaattccataaggagttggAAAGAAGAGCAGAAACAGTCTGGCACCCAGGATAGTCTGTCCTCCATTTCTAATAGCAAGCTCTTTTTTGGTGTTCATCATGTTTTATTGTGGGTTAGATTCCTGCACAGTTAATGCATGTGTTTACTGTGTAAGGCCTAAATGCAAGTGATTGTTAATCAACCCAAATTGCACAATGTTCCCTGCGAATATGTATTTGGCAGCTTGACTTCTCAGCAACATTTTCCATTGGATATTGATGCAAAACCATACCTAGTCGAATCAATCAGTTGGTAACGGTTGGGAGCACGAACAAAACGGTCTCGTAGTATTCCACCTAACTGTCTTGAACTCACTATAAcataacttagatttttggtcaTGCGTAAACAAAGAATATTTCTGAAATGCTATAAAAATTCTGAACTTTTATTTATAATTTTCAAGGGATTGCGCGTGTTAAATAGCCGCTTTCCAGCCTGTGTCCTCACTGTCCTGTATTTCTGTCCCACAGCCTGTCTCACTGTCCATCTCTCCCACAGCTTAACCCAGGGTTGTCCCCTCTGGCCTCGCCGCCTGGCTCTGAGGAGGCGTCCTGCCACGTCTCCATGTCGTTGCCCTCAGCCTCCCAGTCCCAGTGGCGGCTGAAGTACGTGTCCCTGGGAGTGCTGGTGCTGCAGACCACCTCGTTGGTGCTCACTATGAGGTACTCGCGCACGCTGCTGGGCGAGGGGCCGCGCTACCTAGCCTCCTCCGCCGTGGTTTCGGCCGAGCTGCTCAAGATCCTCACCTGCCTGCTGCTCGTCTTCTACGACCACAGTGAGTATAGTGATCGATCTGGCTGTCCGTCCGCCTGGCTTTCTgtctgtgatacagtgaatggaTAAACAATGACAACAAAGACAAAAATACTATTTTCTATCTATAGTATCTATGCTACAGTCTCTTTGTCTCTATCTCGTTCTTAGGATTCAGTGTATGGGTGTTAAATCTTTGTTTCTCTTTCTGTCAGGCTTCAGTGTTCGGGCATTGAATCGTGTGCTGAATGAAGAGATTCTCAACAAGCCCATGGAGACGTTGAAGCTGGCCATCCCATCAGGAATCTACACACTCCAGAACAACCTGCTTTATGTCGCCCTGTCCAACCTGGACGCTGCTACCTACCAGGTGAGAGACGTGACGTGTGCGCTTGTGTATGGCAACATGTATAAGGGGAACAAAAGTGGACCAAGAATGGAGCCCTGAGGGACCCCACACTGCATTTCATGACCAGTTTTGACTGGCAGGAATTTAAATCGATATTGTCCCCAACCAGGTGACGTACCAGCTGAAAATCCTAACCACAGCCCTGTTTTCGGTGTCCATGCTGGGGAAGAGACTGGGGCTCTACCAGTGGCTATCTCTGCTCATCCTCATGACTGGTATCGCTCTCGTACAGGTGACAAGATTAAACACACCCCACATGTCAATAACTTCTCATTCATACCAAATCTAATTGGTTGATCTGTTTGGATGTGTTTTTGTCAGATTAGTCATGTATCCAGGGAGGCAGAAGTCTAAACTTTTCTCGAGTTCACAGGTTTTTCCGAATCATTTGCATAAATCAGTGGTAACATGATCTCCATGAAAAGTTTCCAGAATTGTGCAACCATACTCCACATGCACATCCTTGTTTGTGCATGTTACATACTGAATGTTGTTGATGTACTGCGTGTTTGTCTCCACAGTGGCCTACAGAGTCTCTGGGTGGGCCATCTTCGACGCCTCTGTCTGCAGGCTCCCAGTTAGTAGGTGTGATAGCCGTACTGATAGCCTGCTTCTCCAGTGGCTTCGCTGGAGTCTACTTTGAGAAGATCCTCAAAGAGACCAAACAGAGTGTATGGGTCCGCAACATCCAGTTAGGTCAGTATCACTGgaatctgtgcgtgtgtgtgtgtgcgtgtgtgtgtgtgtgtgtgtgtgtgtgtgtgtgtgtgtgtgtgtgtgtgtgtgtgtgtgtgtgtgtgtgtgtgtgtgtgtgtgtgtgtgtgtgtgtgtgtgtgtctcgttgtgtgtgcatgtttgtttcATTGATACGTTCTACAGAAACTGTACTTCACACTGTCTTTCTGGCTCTTGGTATGTGTAAATCTTTTTCCACTTTCTCTATAGAGAACATACCATTATATTTTATGGTCCATGTAATCAAGTGAGTTTTATAGCTCCTCAGAAATGTACAAATCATTGACTTCATTTAAACCCAATGTATTCACACAACAATATAGCAACATTAGGTTGGAGGCACCATCCCATAGCCCTTGTAATTTAAATCATGTAGCTATTAACAGTAGATATTATCACTAAGTCTTACGCGATGTTCTGGTGCCAAAATGCTGGTCTTAGCACATTAAACCATAAACTATACAAGCATGTAATTATAAACAATGGCGGGCAATGGAATGCTTTACAATTATTTTAAAGAATCCTTCCACAAAACCTCacccctttctctttccctctctcgctctctcgttctctctatcACATATTGacgctctcacaaacacacacactcacacacgtacacacacacacgcacacacaattacacatgcacacacacaatcaccatATACGTCGCTGCTACTATTTATAATATTTATCCTGCTGCTCAGTCACTTCTACCTCTGATTAcatctacatactgtaactacctCAATTATcaccagtatccctgcacattgatatTGGTACTGGAATATAGTGTATATTCAATTTTTTTCCTTGTGTGTATTTTACCTGACTTAGTATTATTGATTCTATACTCTTTTTGAGACACTTTTCGATATCTTTCGTTTTTTATATTGAATACTGTATTGTTGAGTAAgtgcttgcaagtaagcatttcgtcctttatttaaaggggagatcaagctgatcctaactggtataggcctatttctattttgccttgtttatcaaaagtgtttgaaaaacatgtcaataatcaactaactggctttcttgatgtctatagtattctctctggtatgcaatctggtttccgctcagattatggatgtgtcactgcaaccttaaaggtcctcaatgatgtcaccattgcccttgattctaagcaatattgtgctgctatttttatttactttgccaaagattttgatacggtagaccattccattcttgtgggccagctaaggagtattagtgtctctgagaggcctttggcctggtttgctaaatacctctctcaaagagtgcagtgtataaagtcagaaattctgctgtctcagccactgcctgtcaccaagggagtaccccaaggctcaatcctaggccccacactcttctcaatttacatcaacaacatagctcaggcagtaggaagctctctcatccatttatatgcagatgatatagtcttatactcagctggcccctccccggattttgtggtAAATGCtat
This window contains:
- the LOC139551055 gene encoding UDP-N-acetylglucosamine transporter-like isoform X1; translation: MLNPGLSPLASPPGSEEASCHVSMSLPSASQSQWRLKYVSLGVLVLQTTSLVLTMRYSRTLLGEGPRYLASSAVVSAELLKILTCLLLVFYDHSFSVRALNRVLNEEILNKPMETLKLAIPSGIYTLQNNLLYVALSNLDAATYQVTYQLKILTTALFSVSMLGKRLGLYQWLSLLILMTGIALVQWPTESLGGPSSTPLSAGSQLVGVIAVLIACFSSGFAGVYFEKILKETKQSVWVRNIQLGLFGLVFGLIGMFVYDGERVRESGVFQGYNSLTWTVVALQALGGLVIAAVIKYADNILKGFATSLSIILSTLISYFWLKDFDPTSVFFLGAMLVIAATFLYGYEGKRPAINHSKV
- the LOC139551055 gene encoding UDP-N-acetylglucosamine transporter-like isoform X2 codes for the protein MSLPSASQSQWRLKYVSLGVLVLQTTSLVLTMRYSRTLLGEGPRYLASSAVVSAELLKILTCLLLVFYDHSFSVRALNRVLNEEILNKPMETLKLAIPSGIYTLQNNLLYVALSNLDAATYQVTYQLKILTTALFSVSMLGKRLGLYQWLSLLILMTGIALVQWPTESLGGPSSTPLSAGSQLVGVIAVLIACFSSGFAGVYFEKILKETKQSVWVRNIQLGLFGLVFGLIGMFVYDGERVRESGVFQGYNSLTWTVVALQALGGLVIAAVIKYADNILKGFATSLSIILSTLISYFWLKDFDPTSVFFLGAMLVIAATFLYGYEGKRPAINHSKV